The nucleotide sequence aatttatagtttgtattgaaattatttgtctTTTATAGTGGGAACGACCACACAATGACCTGACTTCCCGCTCCGCAGAATGACCTGTATCTTTAATGCAAATTACTCACGGACGGGCCTCAGTCAGGACGATAACCTCCCGCGTATAGTATCGATTCTTatcataaatgaaattatttgtctCTTATAGTTGGACCGACCACAAAACGACCTAACTCCCCGCTCTACATCATGCCCTGCATCTGCTACAATAATTACTCATGGACGGGCCTCAGTCAGGACGAAATAACCCAACTCCTCATTCGGGAGACGACTATCCAGAAAAAGAACACCTCGCGCTACCTCGCTCGACTCTCGTGCCGCGAAGATCCGCGGAGTTCTTCCACAGTCGTTGGCGTCGTTGGGACCGCTATAATTGGCGGTATTTTCCTTATGATATTTCTCGCCGACGTCCCGACCCTCTACAAGCATATCCGAGAGGCGATTAGAAAGGTCAAGGGACATTCATAGCACAACATATATGAGGCAGTGTTCTCTATCGAAAGCAGTCCTGTATGGTCATTGTTTGATGTTATTTGTATGATTGTATCGGCGTTTGCTATGTTTGTGATGCCCTATGTAGTCATTGTGTAACTATTTAGTTGGTGTCCTGTATTGTCCTTGTTTGTTGCTATTTAAATAATCGTACTAACATTTGCTTGGAAAGTTATAACCTGTGTGGTTCTGTTTGTAGTTGTCTTTATACTGGTATCCACGTTTGCTAAAGAGTTGATGACATGTGTGGGTCTGattattgttgtttgtataCTGGTATCCACGTTTGATGTAGAGTTGATGACATGTGTGGTTCTGATTATTGTTGTTTGCATACTGGTATCCACGTTTGATGTAGAGTTGATGACATGTGTTGTTCTGattattgttgtttgtataCTGGTATTCACGTTTGATGTAGAGTTGATGTCATGTGTGGTTCTGattattgttgtttgtataCTGGTATTCACGTTTGATGTAGAGTTGATGTTATGTGTGGTTCAGattattgttgtttgtataCTGGTATTCACGTTTGATGTAGAGTTGATGACATGTGTTGTTCTGattattgttgtttgtataCTGGTATTCACGTTTGATGTAGAGTTGATGTCATGTGTGGTTCTGattattgttgtttgtataCTTGTATTCACGTTTGATGTAGAGTTGATGTCATGTGTGGTTCTGattattgttgtttgtataCTGGTATTCACGTTTGATGTAGAGTTGATGTCATGTGTGGTTCTGattattgttgtttgtataCTTGTATTCACGTTTGATGTAGAGTTGATGTCATGTGTGGTTCTGattattgttgtttgtataCTGGTATTCACGTTTGATGTAGAGTTGATGTCATGTGTGGTTCTGATTATTGTTGTATGTATACTTGTATTCACGTTTGATGTAGAGTTGATGTCATGTGTGGTTCTGattattgttgtttgtataCTTGTATTCACGTTTGATGTAGAGTTGATGTCCATCATGGTGCCTGTTTGGTACTGTTTGTATAATTGTATCGACTCTTGCTGTAGAGTTGATGTCCATCATGGTGCCTGTTTGGTACTGTTTGTATAATTGTATCGACTGTTGCTGTAGAGTTGATGTCCATCATGGTGCCTGTTTGGTACTGTTTGTATAATTGTATCGACTCTTGCTGTAGAGTCGATGTCCATCATGGTGCCTGTTTGGTAC is from Mya arenaria isolate MELC-2E11 chromosome 9, ASM2691426v1 and encodes:
- the LOC128246063 gene encoding P-selectin-like, yielding MDGNETHVYRTCQPDLGWNGTEPVCIPKDCGPLSPPTNGVVSHSGGVSGNTTFGAMATYTCNYGYEQSHYLTRTCTSNSTWSSTEPLCSLIGPTTKRPNSPLYIMPCICYNNYSWTGLSQDEITQLLIRETTIQKKNTSRYLARLSCREDPRSSSTVVGVVGTAIIGGIFLMIFLADVPTLYKHIREAIRKVKGHS